From Candidatus Neomarinimicrobiota bacterium, the proteins below share one genomic window:
- the wlbA gene encoding O-antigen biosynthesis protein WlbA, translating to MLNIALIGCGRISKNHFESIKHFSDDLKLVAVCDIVKERAKTAGKEQGVDWYTDYTEMLNRGDIDVVSVCTPSGLHPAHGIQAARAGCHVITEKPMGITLPSVDELIHTCDDEDVHLFVVKQNRLNTTMQLLKRALDKDRFGQIYMVQSNVFWMRPQEYYDMAKWRGTWEFDGGAFMNQASHYVDALQWLIGPVDHVMAETATLARHIEAEDTGSAILRFRNGVIGNMNVTMLTYPKNFEGSITIIGEKGTVKVGGVAINKIEKWEFAEYDDDDAIIEKSNYNPPNVYGFGHIPYYENVIKVLKGESEPNTDGRSGRKSLELILAIYQSAKTAKRVSLPL from the coding sequence ATGTTGAATATTGCCCTTATCGGTTGTGGACGGATTTCTAAAAACCATTTTGAGTCGATTAAACACTTTTCAGATGATTTAAAGCTGGTAGCGGTCTGCGATATCGTGAAAGAGCGGGCAAAGACGGCAGGTAAAGAGCAAGGGGTGGACTGGTATACGGATTATACTGAGATGCTGAACCGGGGGGATATTGATGTGGTGTCTGTCTGTACACCCAGCGGCCTCCATCCGGCTCATGGGATTCAGGCGGCCAGGGCAGGCTGCCATGTGATTACGGAAAAACCCATGGGCATTACCCTGCCTTCCGTGGATGAATTGATCCATACCTGCGATGATGAAGATGTACACCTGTTTGTGGTGAAACAAAACCGCCTGAACACCACCATGCAACTGCTGAAACGGGCTCTGGATAAAGACCGGTTTGGACAGATTTATATGGTTCAGAGCAATGTGTTCTGGATGCGGCCCCAGGAATACTATGATATGGCCAAATGGCGCGGGACCTGGGAATTTGACGGCGGCGCTTTTATGAATCAGGCGTCCCACTATGTGGATGCCCTCCAGTGGCTTATCGGTCCCGTAGACCACGTGATGGCCGAAACAGCCACCCTGGCCCGCCATATCGAGGCTGAAGACACAGGTTCTGCCATCCTCCGCTTCCGCAACGGTGTGATCGGAAATATGAATGTAACCATGCTGACCTATCCGAAGAATTTTGAAGGATCCATTACGATTATCGGTGAAAAGGGAACGGTGAAAGTGGGTGGTGTGGCCATCAATAAAATCGAGAAATGGGAATTTGCCGAATATGACGACGATGATGCCATTATCGAAAAAAGTAATTACAATCCACCCAATGTGTATGGGTTCGGACACATTCCCTATTATGAAAATGTAATTAAAGTCCTGAAAGGGGAGAGTGAACCCAATACAGACGGCCGGAGCGGACGCAAATCCCTTGAACTGATCCTGGCCATTTATCAATCTGCCAAAACCGCTAAGCGGGTCAGCCTGCCTCTCTAA
- a CDS encoding acyltransferase, translated as MPEEKNVFVHESSYVDDGAEIGEGTKIWHFSHVQKGAKIGPGCTLGQNVNVANNVIIGKQVKIQNNVSVYEGVELEDYVFCGPSMVFTNVLNPRSEFPQRGSQFYHKTLVKKSASIGANATIVCGITIGRYAFIGAGSVITKDVPDHALMVGVPARRIGWVCECANRLNFDEKGNASCSKCGKTYYLSENKVTRLS; from the coding sequence ATGCCTGAAGAAAAAAATGTTTTTGTTCATGAGTCATCCTATGTGGATGACGGTGCTGAAATCGGTGAAGGGACAAAGATCTGGCATTTTTCCCATGTGCAGAAGGGAGCAAAAATCGGTCCTGGATGCACCCTGGGACAAAATGTCAACGTCGCCAACAACGTGATCATCGGGAAACAGGTAAAAATCCAGAATAATGTAAGCGTTTACGAAGGGGTGGAACTGGAGGATTATGTCTTCTGCGGTCCCTCCATGGTTTTTACCAACGTCCTCAATCCCCGGAGTGAATTTCCCCAGCGGGGATCACAATTCTATCATAAAACCCTGGTGAAAAAATCCGCCTCCATCGGCGCCAATGCCACTATCGTCTGTGGCATAACCATCGGTCGCTATGCCTTTATTGGTGCCGGTTCGGTGATTACCAAAGATGTGCCGGACCATGCCCTCATGGTAGGGGTACCTGCAAGGCGCATCGGCTGGGTGTGTGAATGCGCCAACCGGCTTAATTTTGATGAAAAAGGAAATGCAAGCTGTTCAAAATGCGGTAAAACCTATTATCTTTCTGAAAATAAAGTGACCCGTCTTTCATGA
- a CDS encoding glycosyltransferase family 4 protein: MNSSPHVLILTQYFPPEAGAAASRMSDYALLLKEAGFKVSVVCERPAYFIRRNVKSKNVEIWNGINVYRSWVIVNKRSTNKDRSFFYLSFMLSGIWRSLWIDKPDVIWVTSPPLTTAVAGRIISRLRRVPYILDVRDLWPDSVIELDAMKNRFFIRILEGLERWVYRGATAISLAVPGFRERIAAKIKSKADFVDLPNGVPDFMLTEASRPVFFQNAIEGKFVVLFSGNMGIAQGLDRIIDAAKLLKSREEIMFVFVGDGVKKTELEKEAVQAGLKNVIFVESQARSEMPSIISAAHVGLVPLKNVDLFTNALPSKMFEYLARKIPLVTNIPGEAAAFIQKYHCGIVLPPDHNAEDLAWVLSDLSTKREKCAAMGKAGYAVIKESFTRKYFVQRLIEKIQ, translated from the coding sequence ATGAATTCATCCCCCCACGTCTTAATCCTTACCCAGTATTTTCCCCCGGAAGCCGGTGCGGCTGCATCCCGGATGAGTGATTACGCCCTTTTATTAAAAGAAGCAGGCTTTAAGGTCAGCGTGGTGTGTGAGCGTCCGGCATACTTTATCCGCCGGAATGTGAAAAGTAAAAATGTGGAAATCTGGAACGGGATCAACGTGTATCGGTCCTGGGTGATTGTGAATAAACGCTCCACCAATAAAGACCGCTCCTTTTTTTATCTCTCATTCATGCTTTCAGGTATCTGGCGCTCTTTATGGATTGATAAGCCGGATGTCATCTGGGTTACCTCGCCGCCGTTGACCACGGCTGTGGCAGGGCGGATTATCTCCCGACTCCGGCGGGTGCCTTATATCCTGGATGTAAGGGATCTGTGGCCCGATTCGGTGATTGAGCTGGATGCCATGAAAAACAGATTTTTTATCCGCATTCTGGAGGGACTGGAACGGTGGGTTTACCGGGGAGCCACAGCCATCTCCCTGGCGGTCCCGGGTTTCAGGGAGCGAATTGCCGCTAAAATCAAAAGTAAAGCGGATTTTGTGGATCTTCCCAACGGGGTGCCCGATTTTATGCTCACTGAAGCGTCCAGGCCCGTCTTTTTTCAAAATGCCATTGAGGGGAAATTTGTGGTCCTTTTTAGCGGGAATATGGGCATTGCCCAGGGGCTGGACCGGATAATCGATGCGGCGAAATTGCTGAAATCCCGTGAAGAGATCATGTTTGTTTTTGTGGGGGACGGGGTTAAAAAGACCGAACTGGAAAAAGAAGCCGTGCAGGCAGGACTGAAAAATGTCATCTTTGTGGAATCCCAGGCCCGGTCCGAAATGCCCTCTATCATCAGTGCTGCCCATGTAGGACTCGTACCCCTGAAGAATGTGGATCTGTTTACCAATGCCCTGCCCAGCAAGATGTTTGAATACCTGGCCCGGAAAATTCCCCTGGTCACCAATATCCCGGGAGAAGCGGCGGCTTTTATTCAAAAATACCACTGCGGTATCGTCCTGCCTCCCGATCACAATGCCGAAGATCTGGCATGGGTCCTTAGTGATCTGTCCACAAAACGGGAAAAGTGCGCGGCCATGGGAAAAGCAGGCTATGCCGTGATCAAAGAATCCTTTACTCGGAAATATTTTGTGCAGCGCCTGATTGAAAAAATTCAATAG